The genomic stretch CAATTATTTCCCTGTATATCTTAACTGCCTCTTCCTCACTCTTTATGTCCTCGCTCAGCATTTCATCGAGATTTTCCCCCACAGTTATCATATCTGGCTTTGTTGTGGGTCTACCCCCCAGAAAAACAAGTCTGTCAGCAATAGTTTCCGCATGCAGCATCTCATTTATTGCAGTTTTTCTGAATATGTCTCTAACCATAACGCCCCCTTATCCCTTTTGCCTCAACATTCTGCCACATATATTGAATGCTCACCTGGAGTTCTCTGGCAACTGCCAGATTCAACATTTCCATAAGTTTATGAAGAACATCGCAGAAGACCAACGACTTTAGTCGTTGGATGAATGCGTTACTATTTTAAAAATATTGAAATACCTCTAGC from archaeon BMS3Bbin15 encodes the following:
- the bfr gene encoding bacterioferritin, translating into MVRDIFRKTAINEMLHAETIADRLVFLGGRPTTKPDMITVGENLDEMLSEDIKSEEEAVKIYREIIVLADSEGDIVTRKLFENILVDEEKHLDDFRTLLGE